One genomic segment of Actinoplanes ianthinogenes includes these proteins:
- a CDS encoding FAD-binding oxidoreductase encodes MPSVASSVAWTALTDRLAGDLVRPGDDRYPQARELQQVEYDAVEPLAVAYCATAADVQAAVRFAAEQDVPVRVRSGGHSHNGWSTGEALIIDVSRIDHVRLTGSTVHLGPGLRSVDALDRLGPLGRQIVTGTFPTVAAGGFLAGGGLGWQTRRFGVGSDRLVSADVVLADGRLVHCDAEREPDLFWALRGGGGGTFGVVVDYEVRAIAAPHLVRYDTTWPLDRAPQILAAWQDWCVAAPDTLGSSLVVLPSFGPGKPASIRIWGVSLGGAERLGAELAHLADGAGTAPAEARVTGPEPYAEAMHRSLCGELSPAECQRAGTNPRARGHRHPYTLRTYRLTDRAMTGAEASAAIEAWDPSLDQERYLLLIAVGGRANDLDPGATAYVHRTARFLAGFQYALRAPRPEAMPDAWAWTDRTAATLDPVACGSYVNFPSSRTEPDWPSRFFGANLPRLRAVKRAVDPGNFFRHDQSLEP; translated from the coding sequence ATGCCGTCCGTCGCATCCTCGGTGGCGTGGACCGCGCTGACCGACCGGCTCGCCGGTGACCTGGTCCGCCCCGGCGACGACCGCTATCCGCAGGCTCGCGAGCTGCAACAGGTGGAGTACGACGCGGTCGAGCCGCTCGCCGTCGCCTACTGCGCCACGGCCGCCGACGTGCAGGCGGCCGTCCGGTTCGCCGCCGAGCAGGACGTCCCGGTCCGGGTGCGCAGCGGCGGGCACAGTCACAACGGCTGGTCCACCGGCGAGGCGCTGATCATCGACGTGTCCCGGATCGATCACGTCCGGCTCACCGGCTCGACCGTGCACCTCGGGCCGGGGCTGCGCTCGGTCGACGCGCTCGACCGGCTCGGCCCGCTCGGCCGGCAGATCGTCACCGGCACCTTCCCGACCGTCGCGGCCGGCGGCTTCCTGGCCGGCGGCGGCCTCGGCTGGCAGACCCGCCGGTTCGGGGTGGGCAGCGACCGGCTGGTCTCGGCCGACGTGGTGCTCGCCGACGGCCGGCTGGTGCACTGCGACGCCGAGCGGGAGCCCGACCTGTTCTGGGCGCTGCGCGGCGGTGGCGGAGGCACCTTCGGCGTGGTGGTCGACTACGAGGTGCGGGCGATCGCGGCGCCGCACCTGGTCCGTTACGACACCACCTGGCCGCTGGACCGGGCGCCGCAGATCCTCGCCGCCTGGCAGGACTGGTGCGTGGCGGCGCCGGACACGCTCGGCTCGTCGCTGGTCGTGCTGCCGTCGTTCGGCCCGGGCAAACCGGCGTCGATCCGGATCTGGGGCGTCTCGCTGGGCGGCGCGGAGCGGCTCGGCGCCGAGCTGGCGCACCTGGCCGACGGGGCCGGGACCGCGCCCGCCGAGGCCCGGGTGACCGGGCCGGAGCCGTATGCCGAGGCGATGCACCGCAGCCTGTGCGGCGAGCTGTCGCCGGCCGAGTGCCAGCGCGCCGGGACGAACCCGCGGGCGCGGGGGCACCGGCACCCGTACACGCTGCGCACGTACCGGCTCACCGACCGGGCCATGACGGGCGCGGAGGCGTCGGCCGCGATCGAGGCCTGGGACCCGTCGCTCGACCAGGAGCGGTACCTGCTGCTGATCGCGGTCGGCGGGCGGGCCAACGACCTCGATCCGGGCGCCACGGCGTACGTCCACCGCACCGCCCGTTTCCTGGCCGGCTTCCAGTACGCCCTGCGCGCCCCGCGCCCCGAGGCGATGCCGGACGCCTGGGCGTGGACCGACCGCACCGCCGCCACCCTGGACCCGGTCGCCTGCGGCTCCTACGTGAACTTCCCCAGCAGCCGCACCGAGCCGGACTGGCCGTCCCGCTTCTTCGGCGCCAACCTGCCCCGGCTGCGGGCGGTCAAGCGCGCCGTCGACCCGGGCAACTTCTTCCGGCACGACCAGAGCCTCGAGCCGTGA
- a CDS encoding peptide MFS transporter yields the protein MSGRLGPLFVLDMCERFSFFGLAATLVLYLVAGDGPGLPATQAAAVFGAYVSVSFLSGGPGGWVADRLLGPRAAALTGGTLIACGHLLLAATALYAGLLCLAAGTGLLKPATAALVAELPSGRTRTASLYSVFYVSIQFSAIAGPLVAGLAADRAGWTVAFAAPAVVMVAGLIIFATGAVPAHGPQRPLAPEEVRRLGWRVAAGIGLLAVLLAVAPMLIVLGLITVAAPFVDLGLLRRAVAADPAARRRLTSLAWLLGASSAYWAIFAQGSSALALFARDHTDRVAAGFTVPAAWLQALHPALVLVLAPLYAAMRRRRDIPRRPARSFAAALAAAGASFVLLAVAQVQAAAGPVPAWWLGGVYLLQAAGELVVGPLGLALTARLAPPGLTARYLGLYGLFAALGALAGNRLYLLTSVVAPETYFAGCGLAVAAVGAALLVPGADRRAPVTALPERVRNG from the coding sequence GTGAGCGGGCGCCTCGGACCGCTGTTCGTGCTGGACATGTGCGAGCGGTTCAGCTTCTTCGGCCTGGCCGCGACCCTGGTGCTGTACCTGGTCGCGGGCGACGGCCCGGGGCTGCCGGCGACGCAGGCGGCGGCGGTGTTCGGCGCGTACGTGTCGGTGTCGTTCCTGAGTGGGGGACCGGGTGGCTGGGTTGCCGACCGGCTGCTCGGTCCTCGCGCCGCGGCGCTGACCGGCGGGACGCTGATCGCCTGCGGTCACCTGCTGCTCGCCGCCACGGCGTTGTACGCCGGCCTGCTCTGCCTCGCGGCCGGCACCGGCCTGCTCAAGCCGGCCACCGCCGCGCTGGTCGCCGAGCTGCCGTCCGGGCGCACCCGGACCGCCTCCCTGTATTCGGTCTTCTACGTCAGCATCCAGTTCAGTGCGATCGCCGGACCGCTGGTGGCCGGGCTGGCCGCCGACCGGGCGGGGTGGACGGTCGCGTTCGCGGCGCCGGCCGTGGTGATGGTGGCCGGCCTGATCATCTTTGCCACCGGGGCGGTCCCGGCGCACGGCCCGCAGCGTCCCTTGGCGCCGGAGGAGGTGCGCCGGCTCGGATGGCGGGTGGCCGCCGGGATCGGGCTGCTGGCGGTGCTGCTGGCCGTCGCCCCGATGCTGATCGTGCTGGGCCTGATCACCGTCGCGGCGCCCTTCGTCGACCTGGGACTGCTGCGCCGGGCGGTCGCCGCCGACCCGGCCGCGCGGCGCCGCCTGACGTCACTGGCCTGGCTGCTCGGGGCCTCGTCGGCCTACTGGGCGATCTTCGCGCAGGGCTCGTCGGCGCTCGCGCTGTTCGCCCGCGACCACACCGACCGGGTCGCCGCCGGGTTCACCGTGCCGGCCGCCTGGCTCCAGGCGCTGCACCCGGCGCTGGTGCTGGTGCTCGCGCCGCTGTACGCCGCGATGCGCCGGCGCCGGGACATCCCGCGCCGCCCGGCCCGGTCGTTCGCGGCCGCGCTCGCCGCGGCCGGCGCCAGCTTCGTGCTGCTCGCCGTCGCCCAGGTGCAGGCCGCCGCCGGTCCGGTCCCCGCCTGGTGGCTGGGCGGCGTCTACCTGCTCCAGGCGGCCGGTGAGCTGGTCGTCGGGCCGCTCGGCCTGGCGCTGACCGCCCGGCTCGCGCCGCCCGGACTGACCGCCCGCTACCTCGGCCTGTACGGGCTTTTCGCGGCGCTGGGCGCGCTGGCCGGCAACCGGCTCTACCTGCTCACCAGCGTGGTGGCACCGGAGACCTACTTCGCCGGCTGCGGCCTGGCGGTCGCGGCGGTGGGCGCCGCGCTGCTGGTGCCCGGCGCGGACCGGCGGGCCCCAGTGACGGCTTTACCGGAGAGAGTGAGGAACGGATGA
- a CDS encoding FAD-dependent monooxygenase: MRESYTPVLIAGGSLVGLSSAVFLARQGVSCMLVERHPGTSVHPRAVGYYPRTMELLRQAGLEERALKAAAGFASHRTRAGVESLAGATRFSRTEMDEDDLGAVTPCRLLLLTQDRLEPLLREEAEHLGADLRFATTLTSFTQDRTGVDAELFDEQTGRTWRMRSDYLIGADGPRSRVREALGISRTGKGVLSRHVSIAFHADLAAVLDGRRFSVVHVENDQVRGILVHDDTLREGTLIVGYDPERGESLDDFTDQRCERLVRAAIGVADIDVRIRSRFPWDMAESTATRYVDARVLLAGDAAHVIPPTGGYGANTGIADAHNLAWKLAAVLAGTAGPELLDTYDSERRPVGAFAAAQGALQLAVRSGTATAEQRAAAFDAQVVTMGYAYPAPGDPVPFALDPAERTAEPGTRAPHVWLPGDGGQTSTLDLVGTGFTLLTAGDGERWTTAARAAAAVTGVPVEAHAIDPGTPGFTGRYGLDPGGAALIRPDGFVARRFPAGSGDPARELTAAIRNVLFPDSPPARERVPDRAPASREETA, from the coding sequence ATGAGGGAGTCGTACACGCCGGTGCTGATCGCCGGCGGCAGCCTCGTCGGACTGTCGAGCGCGGTGTTCCTGGCCCGGCAGGGCGTGTCGTGCATGCTGGTCGAGCGGCATCCGGGCACGTCGGTGCACCCGCGTGCGGTCGGCTACTACCCGCGCACGATGGAGCTGCTGCGGCAGGCCGGGCTGGAGGAACGGGCGCTCAAGGCGGCCGCCGGCTTCGCGTCGCACCGCACCCGGGCCGGGGTCGAGTCGCTGGCCGGGGCCACCCGGTTCAGCCGGACCGAGATGGACGAGGACGACCTCGGCGCGGTCACCCCCTGCCGGTTGCTGCTGCTGACCCAGGACCGGCTGGAGCCGCTGCTGCGGGAGGAGGCCGAGCACCTCGGCGCGGATCTGCGGTTCGCCACCACGCTCACGTCGTTCACCCAGGACCGGACCGGGGTGGACGCCGAGCTGTTCGACGAGCAGACCGGGCGGACCTGGCGGATGCGCTCGGACTACCTGATCGGGGCGGACGGGCCGCGCAGCCGGGTGCGGGAGGCACTGGGCATATCGCGTACCGGAAAGGGTGTCCTGTCGCGGCATGTCAGCATCGCCTTCCACGCGGACCTGGCGGCGGTCCTGGACGGACGGCGGTTCAGCGTCGTGCACGTGGAGAACGACCAGGTCCGCGGCATCCTGGTGCACGACGACACGCTGCGCGAGGGCACGCTGATCGTCGGGTACGACCCGGAGCGCGGCGAGTCCCTGGACGACTTCACCGACCAGCGGTGCGAGCGGCTGGTCCGGGCCGCGATCGGCGTCGCGGACATCGACGTGCGGATCAGGTCGCGGTTCCCGTGGGACATGGCCGAGTCGACCGCGACCCGCTACGTCGACGCTCGGGTGCTGCTCGCCGGCGACGCCGCGCACGTCATCCCGCCGACCGGCGGTTACGGCGCCAACACCGGCATCGCCGACGCGCACAACCTGGCCTGGAAACTCGCGGCCGTGCTGGCCGGGACGGCCGGGCCGGAGCTGCTGGACACCTACGACAGCGAGCGGCGCCCGGTCGGCGCGTTCGCCGCGGCCCAGGGCGCCCTGCAACTCGCGGTCCGCTCCGGCACGGCCACCGCCGAGCAGCGCGCGGCGGCCTTCGACGCGCAGGTGGTGACCATGGGGTACGCCTACCCGGCCCCGGGCGACCCCGTCCCGTTCGCGCTCGATCCGGCCGAGCGGACCGCCGAACCGGGCACCCGGGCGCCGCACGTGTGGCTGCCCGGCGACGGCGGCCAGACCTCCACCCTGGACCTGGTCGGGACCGGCTTCACCCTGCTGACCGCGGGCGACGGCGAGCGGTGGACGACCGCCGCCCGCGCCGCGGCCGCGGTCACCGGCGTGCCGGTCGAGGCACACGCCATCGACCCCGGCACCCCCGGCTTCACCGGCCGATACGGCCTGGACCCGGGCGGCGCGGCACTGATCCGCCCGGACGGCTTCGTGGCCCGGCGCTTCCCGGCCGGTTCTGGCGACCCGGCCCGGGAGCTGACCGCCGCGATCCGCAACGTCCTGTTCCCCGATTCCCCACCGGCACGCGAGCGCGTGCCGGACCGAGCACCCGCATCCCGGGAGGAGACGGCGTGA
- a CDS encoding methyltransferase, whose protein sequence is MTTTDATAPTVGVDPGPLIRLTIADCGAKVLHSAVQLDVFTALADGPLDAAELAAAAGLHPRLAADFLDALAGLGLLTRQDGRYRNTPLAEVYLVQGRDTYLGGFIDLTNETLYGTWGRLTEALRTGEPQHLDPDKGGFVGDRHADPEKMKRFLKGLDAFSDRMGGELAEAVDWHGYRSFVDLGGARGNLAAVLVNRHPHLEATCYDLPRTGPIFDEHVGRLGQTGRIRFVGGDFFADPIPSADVIVLGHILHGFDADKSRELLRRVYDAVRPGGAVLIYDRMIDDDRSNADRLLSSLHMRLVSRDGGEYRIADCRDWVRAAGFTDGGARPLLGTHTLVAGHRPGSRHE, encoded by the coding sequence GTGACCACAACAGACGCGACCGCACCCACAGTCGGGGTGGACCCCGGTCCACTGATCCGGCTCACCATCGCCGACTGCGGCGCCAAGGTCCTGCACAGCGCCGTGCAGCTGGACGTGTTCACCGCGCTGGCGGACGGCCCGCTGGACGCCGCGGAGCTGGCCGCGGCCGCGGGGCTGCACCCGCGGCTGGCCGCCGACTTCCTCGACGCGCTCGCCGGGCTGGGGCTGCTGACCCGCCAGGACGGCCGGTACCGCAACACGCCGCTGGCCGAGGTGTACCTGGTGCAGGGCCGGGACACCTACCTGGGCGGCTTCATCGACCTGACGAACGAGACGCTGTACGGCACCTGGGGCCGGCTCACCGAGGCGCTGCGCACCGGTGAGCCGCAGCACCTCGACCCGGACAAGGGCGGATTCGTCGGCGACCGGCACGCCGACCCGGAGAAGATGAAACGGTTCCTCAAGGGACTGGACGCGTTCAGCGACCGGATGGGCGGGGAGCTGGCCGAGGCCGTCGACTGGCACGGCTACCGGTCCTTCGTCGACCTGGGCGGCGCCCGCGGCAACCTGGCGGCCGTGCTGGTGAACCGGCACCCGCACCTGGAGGCGACCTGCTACGACCTGCCCCGCACCGGGCCGATCTTCGACGAGCACGTCGGGCGGCTCGGGCAGACCGGCCGGATCCGGTTCGTCGGCGGGGACTTCTTCGCCGACCCCATCCCGTCGGCCGATGTGATCGTTCTCGGCCACATCCTGCACGGCTTCGACGCCGACAAGTCGCGGGAGCTGCTGCGCCGGGTGTACGACGCGGTCCGCCCCGGCGGCGCCGTGCTGATCTACGACCGGATGATCGACGACGACCGGAGCAACGCCGACCGGCTGCTCAGCAGCCTGCACATGCGCCTGGTCAGCCGGGACGGCGGCGAGTACCGGATCGCCGACTGCCGGGACTGGGTCCGCGCGGCCGGCTTCACCGACGGCGGCGCCCGCCCGCTGCTGGGCACACACACCCTGGTCGCCGGACACCGCCCCGGGAGCCGTCATGAGTGA
- a CDS encoding FAD-dependent monooxygenase — protein MSDRHRPVLIVGGGLTGLSTAVFLAWHGVEATLVERHPGTSEHPKARAINPRTMEVFGAVGMAEAVRAGRSPISGNTDLVHVETLAGHERVRMPSATPEAIDRISPAGWTLIDQNQLEPILRRRAEQVGADVRFGTELTALTQTADGVRATLRERSSGRDYELTADHLVAADGSRSPLRALLGIGHHGPGVITELVSFFFDADLTEALRGRRIIAAYVNNAEVRGTIIPLDNDRRWVMNVSYFPDRGQRAEDFDDERCTAIVRAAVGVPDLPVTIAGGSRPGWDISARVADRMSAGRVLVAGDAAHVMPPTGAFGASTGIQDAYNLAWKLALVHRGVAGPALLDSYDQERRPVAERTVEQAMLRFAIREGKKYEDVADRMVSEETMTFGYCYPRGAFVPEPGTDGALEDPDAPGGRPGARAPHVALGDTSTIDLFGRGFVVLASGADPDWAAAAAGAGSKFGVPVEAHVIDPGVPGFADRYGLRPGGASLIRPDGFVAWRTARRPADPTGALTEALRTVLAV, from the coding sequence ATGAGTGACCGTCACCGTCCGGTGCTGATCGTCGGCGGCGGCCTCACCGGGCTGTCCACCGCCGTGTTCCTGGCCTGGCACGGGGTCGAGGCCACCCTGGTCGAACGGCACCCGGGCACCTCCGAGCACCCCAAGGCGCGGGCCATCAACCCGCGCACCATGGAGGTCTTCGGCGCGGTCGGGATGGCCGAGGCCGTCCGGGCCGGCCGGTCACCGATCTCCGGCAACACCGATCTGGTGCACGTGGAGACCCTGGCCGGGCACGAGCGGGTGCGGATGCCGAGCGCCACGCCGGAGGCGATCGACCGGATCAGCCCGGCCGGCTGGACGCTGATCGACCAGAACCAGCTGGAGCCGATCCTGCGCCGGCGCGCCGAGCAGGTGGGCGCCGACGTCCGGTTCGGCACCGAGCTGACCGCGCTCACCCAGACCGCCGACGGCGTACGGGCCACGCTGCGGGAACGCTCGTCCGGCCGGGACTACGAGCTCACCGCCGACCACCTGGTCGCCGCCGACGGCAGCCGCAGCCCGCTGCGGGCGCTGCTCGGCATCGGGCACCACGGCCCCGGCGTGATCACCGAGCTGGTCAGTTTCTTCTTCGACGCCGACCTGACCGAGGCGCTGCGCGGGCGGCGGATCATCGCGGCCTACGTCAACAACGCCGAGGTGCGCGGCACGATCATCCCGCTGGACAACGACCGGCGCTGGGTGATGAACGTGTCGTACTTCCCGGACCGCGGGCAGCGCGCCGAGGACTTCGACGACGAGCGCTGCACGGCGATCGTGCGCGCCGCGGTCGGCGTGCCGGACCTGCCGGTCACGATCGCCGGCGGCAGCCGGCCGGGCTGGGACATCTCGGCCCGGGTGGCCGACCGGATGTCCGCCGGGCGGGTGCTCGTGGCCGGGGACGCGGCCCACGTGATGCCGCCGACCGGGGCGTTCGGGGCCAGCACCGGCATCCAGGACGCGTACAACCTGGCCTGGAAGCTGGCGCTGGTGCACCGCGGCGTGGCCGGACCGGCCCTGTTGGACAGCTACGACCAGGAGCGGCGGCCGGTGGCCGAGCGGACCGTCGAGCAGGCCATGCTGCGGTTCGCGATCCGCGAGGGCAAGAAGTACGAGGACGTGGCCGACCGGATGGTCAGCGAGGAGACCATGACGTTCGGCTACTGCTACCCGCGCGGCGCGTTCGTGCCCGAGCCCGGCACGGACGGCGCGCTGGAGGATCCGGACGCGCCCGGCGGGCGTCCCGGCGCCCGCGCCCCGCACGTCGCCCTCGGCGACACGTCCACGATCGACCTGTTCGGCCGCGGGTTCGTGGTGCTGGCGAGCGGCGCCGATCCGGACTGGGCGGCGGCCGCGGCCGGCGCCGGGTCGAAGTTCGGGGTGCCGGTCGAGGCGCACGTGATCGATCCCGGCGTGCCCGGGTTCGCCGACCGGTACGGCCTGCGCCCCGGCGGCGCGTCGCTGATCCGCCCGGACGGCTTCGTGGCGTGGCGCACGGCCCGCCGGCCGGCCGACCCGACCGGCGCGCTGACCGAGGCGCTGCGGACGGTCCTCGCCGTCTGA
- a CDS encoding DUF1772 domain-containing protein, protein MSLVDRTLTMTVLTGSGLLAGVLFAVALSVVPALAAMTPDRYVATHQLLGRRYDRVMPFINLASFASAVTLAARSDNAARTALLTGVAIALAGVALVSQLGNVPINRRVKRTDPARVDDSWPDPRRRWRGWNLLRTTFAVTACVLAAAAVVQP, encoded by the coding sequence ATGAGCTTGGTGGACCGGACCCTCACGATGACCGTGCTGACCGGTTCCGGGCTGCTGGCCGGGGTGTTGTTCGCGGTGGCGCTGAGCGTCGTCCCGGCGCTCGCCGCGATGACCCCGGACCGGTACGTGGCGACCCATCAGCTGCTCGGCCGCCGCTACGACCGGGTCATGCCGTTCATCAACCTGGCCTCGTTCGCCTCCGCGGTGACCCTGGCGGCGCGCAGCGACAACGCCGCCCGGACCGCGCTGCTGACCGGCGTCGCGATCGCCCTGGCCGGCGTCGCCCTGGTCTCCCAGCTGGGCAACGTGCCGATCAACCGGCGGGTCAAGCGCACCGACCCGGCGCGGGTGGACGACTCCTGGCCGGATCCGCGGCGGCGCTGGCGCGGCTGGAACCTGCTGCGGACCACGTTCGCGGTCACCGCCTGCGTGCTGGCGGCCGCCGCCGTGGTGCAGCCGTGA
- the asnB gene encoding asparagine synthase (glutamine-hydrolyzing), whose amino-acid sequence MSGLAAWVDFGRQDVVHPATVREMARRLRHRGPDGEGEWSAPHVAFAVQRLAAVDPAGSAQPAVAPDRAVLMLDGMIYNHEELRRDLHGRGHWYRGGGDAEVALAAYVEWGADFASRLEGMFAIVVWDPRREELLLVRDRLGVKPLCYTRRDAGLIVGSEPKALFAHPAVDPVVDADGLRELFAHGKLPGTTVFQDIFEVRPGHCVRFGSRGLTQQRYWNLEAAEHHDDLPATVGTVRRLLSDAVATHRRGDVPVDAMLSGGIDSSALTALAARHDAGLRSYSVNFAGYTENFEPHPTMRATPDAPYAAMVAEHVGTRHTEILVHLAELTDPGLHRAAMAAQDAPSPLGDMDASLLLFFRRLGEQGRRAVLSGETADEVFDGYFWAYDPQHSNSATFPWVSFERGHDAAVGGLGCSLIDLSLRKELDFLGYADGHYRDALAEVSHLPGATPRERRAREVTYLALTRWAPTHLDRADRLSMAAGVQLRPPFCDRRLIEYVYNVPAALKRAGGREKGLLREAVGDLLPAPVLERRKSAYPTIQESAYGAAVRSRFAELANDRNAAVAPLLDPAATTAALAAVTAPEGAFAWVERASMEMVLQLDAWLTDYAVTLRV is encoded by the coding sequence ATGAGCGGACTGGCAGCGTGGGTGGACTTCGGCCGGCAGGACGTGGTGCACCCGGCGACGGTGCGGGAGATGGCCCGGCGGCTGCGCCATCGCGGCCCGGACGGCGAGGGGGAGTGGTCGGCGCCGCACGTCGCGTTCGCCGTTCAGCGCCTGGCCGCGGTGGACCCGGCCGGCAGCGCGCAGCCGGCGGTGGCGCCGGACCGGGCCGTCCTGATGCTCGACGGCATGATCTACAACCACGAGGAGCTGCGCCGCGACCTGCACGGGCGCGGCCACTGGTACCGCGGCGGCGGTGACGCGGAGGTGGCCCTGGCCGCCTATGTGGAGTGGGGCGCCGACTTCGCGTCCCGGCTGGAGGGCATGTTCGCGATCGTCGTCTGGGACCCGCGCCGGGAGGAGTTGCTGCTGGTCCGCGACCGGCTGGGCGTCAAGCCGCTCTGCTACACCCGCCGTGACGCGGGACTGATCGTCGGCTCCGAGCCGAAGGCGCTGTTCGCGCACCCGGCGGTCGACCCGGTGGTCGACGCCGACGGGCTGCGGGAGCTGTTCGCGCACGGCAAGCTGCCCGGCACGACCGTCTTTCAAGACATCTTCGAGGTACGCCCGGGGCACTGCGTCCGGTTCGGCAGCCGTGGCCTCACCCAGCAGCGCTACTGGAACCTGGAGGCCGCCGAGCACCACGACGACCTGCCGGCCACCGTCGGCACCGTGCGGCGGCTGCTGAGCGACGCGGTCGCCACCCACCGGCGTGGTGACGTGCCGGTCGACGCCATGCTCTCCGGCGGCATCGACTCCAGCGCGCTGACCGCCCTGGCCGCCCGCCACGACGCCGGGCTGCGGTCGTACTCGGTGAACTTCGCCGGGTACACCGAGAACTTCGAGCCGCACCCGACGATGCGGGCCACGCCGGACGCGCCGTACGCCGCGATGGTGGCCGAGCACGTCGGCACCCGGCACACCGAGATCCTGGTGCACCTGGCCGAGCTGACCGACCCCGGGCTGCACCGGGCCGCGATGGCCGCGCAGGACGCGCCGTCGCCGCTGGGTGACATGGACGCCTCGCTGCTGCTGTTCTTCCGGCGGCTGGGCGAGCAGGGCCGCCGGGCGGTGCTCTCCGGGGAGACCGCCGACGAGGTGTTCGACGGCTACTTCTGGGCGTACGACCCGCAGCACAGCAACTCGGCGACGTTCCCGTGGGTGTCGTTCGAGCGCGGGCACGACGCGGCCGTCGGGGGGCTCGGCTGCTCGCTCATCGACCTGTCGCTGCGCAAGGAGCTCGACTTCCTCGGGTACGCCGACGGGCACTACCGGGACGCGCTGGCCGAGGTGTCGCACCTGCCGGGCGCCACGCCGCGGGAGCGCCGGGCCCGGGAGGTGACCTATCTGGCGCTGACCCGCTGGGCGCCGACGCATCTGGACCGGGCCGACCGGCTGAGCATGGCCGCCGGCGTGCAGCTGCGGCCGCCGTTCTGCGACCGCCGCCTGATCGAGTACGTGTACAACGTGCCGGCCGCGCTCAAGCGGGCCGGCGGCCGGGAGAAGGGCCTGCTGCGCGAGGCGGTGGGCGATCTGCTGCCGGCCCCGGTGCTGGAGCGGCGCAAGAGCGCCTATCCGACAATCCAGGAGTCCGCGTACGGCGCCGCGGTGCGCAGCCGGTTCGCCGAGCTGGCGAACGACCGCAACGCGGCGGTCGCCCCGCTGCTCGACCCGGCGGCCACCACGGCCGCGCTGGCTGCGGTGACGGCCCCGGAGGGCGCGTTCGCCTGGGTGGAGCGGGCCAGCATGGAGATGGTCCTGCAACTGGACGCCTGGCTCACCGACTACGCGGTGACGTTGCGGGTGTGA